One Ananas comosus cultivar F153 linkage group 23, ASM154086v1, whole genome shotgun sequence genomic window carries:
- the LOC109727796 gene encoding LOW QUALITY PROTEIN: probable beta-D-xylosidase 2 (The sequence of the model RefSeq protein was modified relative to this genomic sequence to represent the inferred CDS: substituted 1 base at 1 genomic stop codon) codes for MSSKPFSLLLLLLLLLSTAILLRCAAGAGAAAAAQRGAFACAAGGPGAGMRFCDAWAPVRERARDLVARLTRAEKVRLLGDGAAAVPRLGIAKYEWWSEALHGVANTGPGVRFGGAFPGATSFPQVITSAASFNASLWQLIGTVVSDEARAMYNAGQAGLTMWSPNVNIFRDPRWGRGQETPGEDPLVAAQYAAVYVRGLQQPYGGSPGHSRLKLAACCKHYTAYDLDNWKGHNRYQFNAIVSKQDLEDTFNVPFKACVEEGQVASVMCSYNQINGVPSCADPNLLSGTVRGLWGLDGXIVSDCDSVGVLYGAQRFTHTPEDAVAVTLKAGLDLDCGPFLSKHAESAVQQGKISDANIDAALIHTVMVQMRLGMFDGEPSKQPFGNLGPRDVCTQAHQDLALQAARQGIVLLDNDRGILPLSRDRVWTVAVVGPNSDATLTMIGNYAGNPCRFTSPLQGIGRYVNTIHQKGCTNVACVGNQPIEAAAGAARVADATIMIVGLDQSAETEALDRVSLLLPGRQQELVSKVAAAARGPVVLVLMCGGPVDVTFAKNDPKIGAILWAGYPGQAGGAAIADVIFGAYNPSGKLPVTWYPEEYVDTVPMTDMAMRPDPARGYPGRSYRFYTGPVVYPFGHGLSYTRFAQSLAEPPPALLAVPVRGRPRLNSTGPGWAAVRVDRARCEGLVIPVHVDVANVGGRDGAHTVLVYSRPPPRGGSAPGKQLVAFEKVHVAAGGRVRVEVGVDVCRDMSFADVSGVRRIPIGDHSIQIGDLLHSVSLTVQAHV; via the exons ATGTCTTCCAAacccttctccctcctcctcctcctcctcctgcttcTCTCCACCGCAATTCTCCTCCGCTGCGCGGCGGGGGCAGGCGCAGCTGCGGCGGCGCAGCGCGGGGCGTTCGCATGCGCGGCAGGGGGGCCGGGGGCGGGGATGCGGTTCTGCGACGCGTGGGCGCCGGTGCGGGAGCGCGCGCGGGACCTGGTGGCGCGGCTGACGCGGGCGGAGAAGGTGCGGCTGCTCGGCGACGGCGCGGCGGCCGTGCCGCGGCTGGGGATCGCAAAGTACGAGTGGTGGTCGGAGGCGCTCCACGGCGTCGCCAACACGGGTCCCGGGGTCCGCTTCGGCGGCGCCTTCCCCGGCGCCACCAGCTTCCCCCAGGTCAtcacctccgccgcctccttcaACGCCTCCCTCTGGCAGCTCATCGGCACG GTCGTGTCGGATGAGGCACGTGCGATGTACAACGCGGGTCAGGCGGGACTAACGATGTGGAGTCCGAATGTGAACATCTTCAGGGACCCGCGGTGGGGCCGCGGCCAGGAGACCCCCGGCGAGGACCCCCTCGTTGCTGCGCAGTACGCAGCCGTGTACGTGCGCGGCCTCCAGCAGCCCTACGGCGGTTCCCCCGGGCACAGCCGGCTCAAGCTCGCCGCCTGCTGCAAGCACTACACCGCCTACGACCTCGACAACTGGAAGGGCCACAATCGCTACCAGTTCAACGCCATA GTGAGCAAGCAAGATTTGGAGGACACATTCAATGTGCCGTTCAAGGCGTGCGTGGAGGAAGGGCAGGTGGCGAGCGTGATGTGCTCGTACAACCAAATCAACGGCGTGCCCTCCTGCGCCGACCCCAACCTCCTCAGCGGCACCGTCCGCGGCCTGTGGGGCCTCGACGG ataaattgtctCGGATTGCGACTCTGTAGGTGTTTTATACGGTGCTCAACGTTTCACCCACACCCCAGAAGATGCAGTGGCTGTTACGCTCAAAGcag GATTGGATCTGGACTGTGGGCCTTTCTTGAGCAAGCACGCGGAAAGCGCGGTGCAGCAGGGGAAGATCAGCGACGCCAACATCGACGCGGCCCTGATCCACACCGTCATGGTCCAAATGAGGCTAGGGATGTTCGACGGCGAGCCGTCGAAGCAGCCCTTCGGAAACCTCGGCCCGCGGGACGTCTGCACCCAGGCCCACCAGGACCTGGCCCTGCAAGCGGCCCGGCAAGGGATCGTGCTGCTCGACAACGACCGAGGAATTCTGCCTCTCTCTCGAGATCGCGTCTGGACCGTCGCTGTCGTCGGCCCGAACTCCGACGCCACCCTCACGATGATCGGAAATTATGCCG GTAATCCATGTAGGTTCACAAGCCCTCTGCAAGGGATTGGGCGATACGTGAACACAATTCACCAAAAGGGTTGCACCAATGTGGCCTGTGTAGGGAACCAGCCCAtcgaggcggcggcgggcgcGGCCCGCGTCGCCGACGCGACGATCATGATTGTGGGCCTCGATCAGTCCGCAGAGACCGAGGCGTTGGACCGGGTGtcgctcctcctcccgggccgGCAACAGGAGCTGGTGTcgaaggtggcggcggcggcgcgggggccGGTCGTCCTGGTCCTCATGTGCGGCGGGCCCGTGGACGTGACGTTCGCGAAGAACGACCCGAAGATCGGCGCGATTCTTTGGGCCGGGTACCCGGGCCAGGCCGGAGGCGCGGCGATCGCCGACGTTATATTTGGCGCCTACAATCCAA gtgGTAAGCTCCCAGTGACGTGGTACCCCGAAGAGTACGTGGATACGGTTCCTATGACCGATATGGCGATGCGACCCGACCCGGCCCGGGGCTACCCGGGCCGGTCGTACCGGTTCTACACCGGTCCAGTGGTCTACCCCTTCGGCCACGGACTCAGCTACACCCGGTTCGCCCAGTCGCTCGCTGAACCGCCTCCGGCCTTGCTCGCCGTCCCGGTCCGGGGCCGTCCCCGGCTCAACTCGACCGGGCCGGGCTGGGCGGCGGTCCGGGTGGACCGCGCGCGGTGCGAGGGCCTCGTGATCCCGGTCCACGTGGACGTGGCGAACGTGGGGGGCCGCGACGGGGCCCACACGGTGCTCGTGTATTCGAGGCCCCCGCCACGTGGCGGGTCGGCGCCCGGGAAGCAGCTCGTGGCGTTCGAGAAGGTACACGTGGCGGCCGGGGGGAGGGTCCGCGTGGAGGTGGGCGTCGACGTGTGCCGGGACATGAGCTTCGCTGACGTCAGCGGGGTGCGGAGGATCCCGATCGGCGATCACAGCATCCAGATCGGCGATTTGCTGCACTCCGTCTCGCTAACGGTCCAAGCCCACGTCTAA